In the Gracilimonas sp. genome, GATTCATTTCTGGCGTAGTATTCTACACCATTCAACCCACCCCGTCATCCCGTACGAAGCGTAGCGGAGATACGGGATCTCCTGTTCCAACTTGGGATGTCAATCAAGGAGATCGCGGGTCTATGCCCGCGATGACTGTGAGTTAATCCCCTGTAATTTCCTGATGTAAAGTCTCATCTCGTATGATGTCCCGCTTTTTCAGTTCAGTCAAGATTAACTCAGTAACATCGCTCTGAAATGGAAACTCATAACGGATATCGAGTACATATGCTTTTACTTTCAGCTTAATAACAAACCGCCGTTCGTGCATCTCATTCTCTGTCATAATACTGATCGGTTTTTTCAGGAATACAAAGCGGGAAGCAATCACGGCTTTATAAGCTACTTCCTTCACCTCCTCAACCGGGCATTCTGCAGGCAAAAAGATATTTGTAACCACCAGACAGTCTAAAGCGCCGGTATTGGCATTGGATACAGCCGTCCTGATAAGCTCTCCATTAGGAATCGTGACTACGGAATCTCCCGGCGTCACAATGCGGCTTGAACGCAACCCAATTTGCTGCACTTCCCCATAATGATCGGCAAACTGTATTTTATCCCCTACCTGAAATGGTCGGTCCAGAATCAGCATCACCCCGCCAAATAAATTTTTAAGCACATCCTGTGAAGCAAGCCCAACAGCAATACCTACTGAAGCCATCACCGTGATGATGGTAGCATAGGGTGGCTGAATAATTCCGGCGATCGCCACGTAAATAGCCAGGGTCCATAGCACCACCCGAATTATGGGAACCATCCGCTTTATCCGGAGCCGGTATTTGGATATCCGTTCAGAAAAGTTACCCAAAATGGTACTAATGAATGATGTCACATAATAGGTGGCTATAAAAAACAGGATAATCATTATGATTTTTGGCCATGATATAACCTGTTCAAGCTGAGCTAAGGCCTGTTCAGCATCCCCTGATACAGAGGTGGAATCTCCTGAAAACCCGAACTGTTGCTCCAATTTTTTAGTGAGAGAATCAAGACGGGCTAACCGATCATTAACAAGCGAATCTACTTTTTGTGTTATCGTGGTATCCTGAACAGCAGAAGTATCGGCAGCAGTGGAGTTCTGGCCAAATAAACTTCCTGCCCAGCTTATGTTGAGCGTCAACAGAACCAAAGGCATCAATATGTTTTTATGCATTCTCATATCTCAATGTATGTAATTTGCCTCTTTCAAAATCCGTACTACCTGCCGGTAAATCAGATGATTCAGCATATATCCATGCTCGGTTTTAAATAGAATAGAGCGGGATGTTAACCGCGACACCAGCAACTTGCTATCTCTGAAAGGTTGATGTAACACTTTTGAAAGATGTTCAGGCATCAGTGAGTCGTGTAATACAAAAGCCGCCAGGGCAAACAATTCAGAACTATCAAGTTCATCGATACGGCTAATGGCAGTGAAGTCGAACGGATTGATATAAAAGTGGGTATCGTCATATTCCCGAATCGATCGTATCCAGAAAATCATAGCGATTGAAGCATTTCCTTCACTTAGTTTCGCCAGCTTTTCAAAGTATCGGTCTTTCAAATACTCTTGAGTCTTCTCCTCGTCGTCCATGAGCT is a window encoding:
- a CDS encoding mechanosensitive ion channel domain-containing protein, with product MRMHKNILMPLVLLTLNISWAGSLFGQNSTAADTSAVQDTTITQKVDSLVNDRLARLDSLTKKLEQQFGFSGDSTSVSGDAEQALAQLEQVISWPKIIMIILFFIATYYVTSFISTILGNFSERISKYRLRIKRMVPIIRVVLWTLAIYVAIAGIIQPPYATIITVMASVGIAVGLASQDVLKNLFGGVMLILDRPFQVGDKIQFADHYGEVQQIGLRSSRIVTPGDSVVTIPNGELIRTAVSNANTGALDCLVVTNIFLPAECPVEEVKEVAYKAVIASRFVFLKKPISIMTENEMHERRFVIKLKVKAYVLDIRYEFPFQSDVTELILTELKKRDIIRDETLHQEITGD